A single region of the Streptomyces caelestis genome encodes:
- a CDS encoding WXG100 family type VII secretion target codes for MVDRKLNEGDVQRLQTEVVDRYDNIRGSLAKLQGTIDMIEKAWRGQGAQAFNMKQTEINQHMAAIGKMLDDFLEGINLNKIDKRNLEDQIEADLKQISVDDLGGKTSALNSY; via the coding sequence ATGGTCGACCGCAAGCTTAATGAAGGCGACGTACAGAGGCTTCAGACTGAGGTCGTCGATCGGTACGACAACATCAGGGGATCGCTCGCGAAGCTGCAAGGCACGATCGACATGATCGAGAAGGCCTGGAGGGGACAGGGCGCCCAGGCGTTCAACATGAAGCAGACGGAAATCAACCAGCACATGGCCGCGATCGGCAAGATGCTCGACGACTTCCTCGAGGGCATCAACCTGAACAAGATCGACAAGCGCAACCTCGAAGACCAGATCGAGGCCGACCTCAAGCAGATCTCGGTGGACGATCTCGGTGGAAAGACTTCGGCGCTCAACAGCTACTGA
- a CDS encoding WXG100 family type VII secretion target → MSGAHYDELAVTYGTMDALATELGNQAKKLEEDLEALKQAVLNVSSGWGGEAYEEFQKKSKQWDTHARGIHTALVQISQRVHTAGGDYRGGDLKGASYFQ, encoded by the coding sequence ATGTCCGGAGCCCACTACGACGAACTGGCCGTTACGTACGGCACCATGGATGCGCTCGCCACCGAGCTCGGCAACCAGGCCAAGAAGCTCGAGGAGGACCTCGAGGCCCTGAAGCAGGCCGTGCTCAACGTGTCCTCGGGCTGGGGCGGCGAGGCGTACGAGGAGTTCCAGAAGAAGTCCAAGCAGTGGGACACGCACGCGCGGGGCATCCACACGGCGCTGGTCCAGATCTCTCAGCGTGTGCACACCGCCGGCGGTGACTACCGGGGTGGCGACCTGAAGGGCGCCAGCTACTTCCAGTAG
- a CDS encoding DUF4333 domain-containing protein, which translates to MLAGCSASVHAGKSTAPQMSADKLATIVAEKLAATTGKPKPDITCPENLAAKVGTTTRCKLTAKDGSTLGVTVKVTSVEGEQINFDIKADERASPPAN; encoded by the coding sequence TTGCTCGCAGGGTGCTCGGCATCGGTCCACGCCGGAAAGTCCACCGCGCCGCAAATGTCTGCGGACAAGCTGGCCACCATCGTCGCCGAAAAGCTCGCTGCAACAACGGGCAAGCCCAAGCCGGACATCACCTGCCCCGAGAACCTCGCCGCCAAGGTCGGTACCACCACCCGGTGCAAGCTCACAGCGAAGGATGGCAGCACATTGGGCGTAACGGTCAAGGTGACGTCCGTCGAGGGAGAGCAGATCAACTTCGACATCAAGGCCGACGAAAGGGCTTCCCCGCCTGCGAACTGA